TTTCCTGTATAATATGTGAGTGGTATTCTTGTTATCTCAATGCTTTGGTATGAACCTTTATTCTTAGAGTCCTGTTGCTGTGTTCTGCTCAGCCAGCATACAGCCTGTAGGCAACAATCCTGAAACCCAATTTGTTGATTTTAGTGAAATTTGGGTGTTACATGGTTTAGCACAGCAACCTTTCAGTGTAAATGTATTAGAGAAATAGCAGGGGGAAGAGGTTGAGGGAGGAGAGAACAACTGCAGGCTTGTGTCTGCATCTTGTTGCACACTTGGCTAGTTATACAATAATATGTTTGTTTCACAAAAGCAGTAATGCCAGATCGCTCATATTGCCAAGCAGTTGCCCACAGTGTAAATTAGCACATGGGGAGCTTCCAATAAATGAAATGATGTGATTAATTGTTTGTATTACCCCTACCTTTTTCATCCTCACTAGACTTCTATAAAAGTTACAGCCAGGAGCAAAATGTTCATAACAGTGACCCACATGCTCTTTAAATCCACAGTGAAATGGAAAGGTGTGACCTGTGAGGAAATGACCATTTTCCAATCCTATCTGTAAATTTTCTCCCTCCACCGAAAAGCAAAAGGGTTCCTGCCATAGTTTTGCTGTGCAGCCACCCAGCCCACAGACCAGCTGTTTTTGATGCCTCATCCTGGCTGTTGGGTGCCCAGTCCTTTCTGCTTCCCCCGCCTGCTATGTGTAATTGGAAGCCCTTCACAGCACCCAAATTAGAGGATGTTCTTAGTAACATTATAGTATGTGACCTTTCTGACACAGGATGGCAATGCTAACAAAGTTGAGCCTTTAAAAGGGGAAGTAGTACAGGTGAGCCAAGAAAGGCCAGAGTATTCTTAAAGCGCTCTTCAGCTTTGACATACAAGCACAATATTAACTGTTAAATCATGCCATAATCCTTGATTTCTTGTTTCCCAAATTTGATAGTAGGAGCATAAATGTGGCAAGGCTTCACTTTTACACTGAAAGAAATTTACTTTTAGGATATGAAGGAGTAAGACTTACATACCCTTGGGATAGCCTACTCCATGTGTTTGTGCATTAGTCATTGTTCTGGATAGGCATAACTGGAAGGAGACAAGTCCAGAGAAGTGAGTCAGGCAGAGATACAGTGAGTAACATCTCCAACATCCAACACTGAATTTCCATCCAATTGAAAGATGCTGcagaattaccgtatttttcggaccataagacgcacttccccccccccccaaaaaaaagtgggggggaagtgtgtgcgtcttatggtccgaaggtacgtaccttcggggggcgagggggcgatctgctgcctcttcctccaatccagcgcttcccccgtgcctgcttgccgggctccatcttcttcaggcaagcgtgggatcgctccacgtggccccagcgcttcgcaagcgccggctgcagagggggcagcgtgcttcctacttccctgtgtgcctgccttcagctgtgatgtttaaagcaagcgctgggatcgctccctcccccctccgatcccagcgcttgctttaaacatcacagctgaaagcaggcacacagggaagtaggaagcacgctgccccctctgcagccggcgcttgcgaagcgctggggccacgtggagcgatcccacgcttgcctgaagaagatggagccgggcaagcaggcgcgggggaagcaccggatcggaggaagaggcagcggatcgccccctaggaggaaggtgcgtcttatcctccggtgcgtctaatcgtcCGAAAAATGTGGCACTTTTCCCCATCGGGCTGGAAAGAGGCTAGAAGAGATGTGATGGGTGGTATCTTTGGATCACATAATCCTTTATTtattctcctggctctggctcaCAGTTTGGGAATTACTGCTCTACCTACTTACAGGTCATAGTGGGGTAAATATATTAATCTGTTTTAGAAAAACAAAAGTCTTATTTcaaatgggtagctgtgttggttcaAATGGGTAGCTGCAGTGGAAGAGCAAAATTGAAGTCCATAAGCACCTTAACAAGATTtacagaatataagcttttgagagttaaagctcTCGTTGCCAGATACAATGAAAGGGACTTTTGACTCCTGAAAGTGGCCAATGTGTTTGTCTTTAAGATGATACAAAATCATGAGGCACATTAAAGAATAATAAATTTATTGAAGCTTAACCTTATACCAGCTACAGGCTACTTCATCACATTAAGTGAAGCCTCAGCTGAATTTTCTGTATATCACAAGAGTCCAAGAGAAGGTGAGATGTGAACAAGTCTTAAAATTGCAGGAGGTACAGTGTGTGAGCACTAGTTGCCACTTTTTATTGATCTATTAAAATTGGTCTTGGAGGATATGCTAAGCACAGCACCAAAAGTGTCAATCAGGGTTCTACCATCTGATACAAACATACTGATACATTCTAATTCAGTTTCTCCCTCGGAagtttctttgctgaagaacaatgACTCAGATCAGCACCAGCGTACTCTAAACACTCAGGGATCGGGCACTGCAAAAAAGCAAGTCTTCCTCACACAATTTAGTAATATCAGCCATTAATGCTGTTATCTGAAGCTCATCAAACTGCTCTATCTCTAATGTGATACTATCAAAATAATATATATGCCATCAAAATGCCTATTTGCTAAGTAGATAGGACAAACAGAACaatctctacaaaaaaaagtcacaTTCAACATCAAAAATGGCAGTATTTGGAAGTGTACAGCATATTTTGCTCTTCCAAAGCACTGTGGCtgatctgaattttttttaaaacaataatataataataaattttatttgtatcccgccctccccgccgaggcggctcagggcggctaacaacatctatacatgtacaacaaggtaatagataaaacttagttaacagtaaaaacatctaaacattataaaaacccgttaataattaaaaaaatttaaaattcacagtttgagttaaattaatctggcagcataataatattctgacgctggtgcctgccagtttaagtatctatattGACGAGAATCTTGAGACACGGTTACTCTAGGTCCTAATTCAGCAGCCGGCATACGCTTGTTTAAAGAgaaccgttttgcaggccctgcgaaattggtcgagattccgcagggcccgcacctcctctgggagctgattccataagaccggggccgcagctgaaaaggcccgcacTCTGGTGTTTTGCAGTTTGacttctctcggtccagggataatcattttgtttttcccaactgatctcagtgccctctggggttcatatggggagagacggtccctcaggtaggctggtcctcggccatataaggctttaaagtaataaccaacactttgtactggactcggtatacaatatAAAAGCTATGAATGGCTATGTTGGGCCATGAAAAATCTAGAAACAAAAACTATGTAATACTGTTGAGACTGTTGAATTAAAATGTCCCATTATGTTTGACTGTATTACCAGGAACTTTATGAATCTGACACATCTTTTAGCCTGTACAAGTTTTGAATGGCTTGACATAAATAGTATTGGGTACCGTTACTGTTGTAAAGAGGCACCATGCTTTTCTTGTACATTTTTGTGTAGATATCACAAGATATACCTTCCCCGTGTTGACCTTTTAATCATTGTTTGCAAACTACTCTGCTGTCTGTGAAACTGCTGATTTAGGCTTCATTCTGTGTGTCTAATGAGGTAATAACAGTAGCTCACTAAAATAAGTTGCCACAAGACTCCTTTCCAGTTGTACTCTTTAGTGGATTTTCATGATGATTACGGAAGTGAGTTTTGCAGCATGTTTTGTAtaccattttttcccccttttcatcCACCTTCAAGGGTTCTGAGATACTCAAATGGCACAAGAGATTCAGAAAAACTTAATGTGATGTGTAATCTAATCAGCACTGCCTGTTATAGCCTCTCTTCCATTTGCGCTGAACAGCAACATAAATATCAATGGGAAAGTTCCATGATCCCAACAGAAGAGGTGTTTCCCATTCAGAGCAGGGAAAAGGGgcagatttggagggtgggatgggggggagaAAGGCACTTTTCTCACAGGGCTAGTAATGGGGATTGGCAGTAAAGGCTATTTTAATAAGATTAACAATCCCCTTGGCTGCTTtgaagcaaagaagaaaacagttcAGTGACTAACAGATACACCTTTCTAAATTGATCACTTCTGCTTTGATCCTAAGCAAGTTCTTTCTTTGTGAGCACATAGTCTTGAAGAAGGATTGAACCTGAACATTAGTTTCCATTATTTTAATTGATCTACTAAAAGGTTTCAACTATGCTTCTTGGAGGGCATGCTAAGCACAGCACCAAAGGCTCAGTGCATTATGCGGTCTCCCATTTCACTGCAGATGTTGCTGGAGTGTGTTAATGTCTCATTCAGAACTGCAATATAAAGCTGACTACTTAATCAGTAAATTGGTTTCtctgcttctgaaccagagtggTCGCAACATTCATTCCATAGAGACAAGGACCTGGGATGCAGTACCCTGTGCAAAAATGTATATCAAATGTTAGCAGTTTTACTGTTTCTCCAAAAGTTTGGGTCTCTGCTCTGTAGAAATGGGCATAATTTCCTACTGAAGCCTGATGTTTTGTCTTGAGTCACCTGCCTGATGCTTGCTCCAAAAGCCCTGAAATCTAGTATATTAAGTTctagaacttttttaaaaaggtcccctgtgcaagcatcaattGTTTCCcactccccagtcatctacactttccccgcagcaagctgggtacttgttttaccaacctcggaaagacagaaggccGAGTCAATCTtgtgctggctacctgaacccagcttcttctgaGATCGAACtccggttgtgagcagagcttaggactgcagtactgctgctttaccacttagCACCATGGGGCTAGAGCTATAGATACACATAATTAATTTGTGTATGATCATAAATAGGTTCAGCATTAAAACTTTAGGTTACAGTTCCAATTACACATGAAAATTAACAAGAATTCTGTACATGCAGGTCTTTGTGCAATAGCTTCACGTAGCACTATTTCAGGCCACATGCTACCTACCACATTGTGAAATATTCAGAAGCCTTTCTGCAGATGATCTGTCCTCCTATTCATAGATAAGAAGCCTGCAcaaatggaaagaagaagaagatattggatttatatcctgccctccactccaaagagtctcagagcagctcacaatctctttttaccttcctcccccacaacagacaccctgtgaggtgggtggggctgagagggctctcacagcagctgccctttcaaggacaacctctgccagagctatggctgacccaaggccatgccagcagctgcaagtggaggagcggggaatcaaacccggttctcccagataagagtccacacacttaaccactacaccaaactggctctccaagcagcAAGAGATGGCAGGAAAAAATGCACGAGAATTTGAGAAGTAATCCATAGACTTTATTTGCTGCTGTGAGGACTGTATGTGCATAACTCTACCTCGTTAATTGCAAACAAGAATACAATGCTCTGTCCTTGACTGCCTGTTTCTTCAGCAAGAGACAGTTTTCTAGACTGGGAAACAGACAGGACAGGACCATAAGAGTTGCATGATCCTGAAAAGCTAAGAAACTAATAAAATCCAAGAAAAACAGCTTGAGGATTGCTtaccatcattttttttttaaattgaagatAGATCTTTAATTTTTAGAATGCTATGGAGTCTTGCTGGGCAACCAGAATAGccaatctcagcctaacctactccaCAGGATTGCtgctgtgagcataaaatggggTAGAGATGATGgtgtcagggctggattaacaattaggccaagtaggcactggcctttgggcccccacacctttaggggctccGAGCATGCTCTTCCTGCTggtttttcttttcccctgcttgcagccctcccagcctgcacatagCATAGCtttaagtggggattggataagcatatggagcagaggtccatcagtagccacagcttattgttggaactctggggcagtaatgctctgtattcttggtgcttgggggggggggggtacagtgggagggcttctagtgtcctggccccactggtggacctcctgatggcacccgggtttttttggccactgtgatttcaactgcctagggacctccataGGGTTAATCTGGCACTGGATGGTGTAAACTATGAGCCCCatgcagggggcggggagggagaagTAGGGTTAAAATGTCTTCATAAAGTTTCCTGGGTTAATTAACTTGTACAAGTTTCTATAGTTATGCATGTATGGTGGCAAGATTTGGGGATTCTTTTAACTTTGCTAGTTGTTACCAGGGTCCTCCTTAGATGTGGGCTTCTCTACCCCAACTCCTATCTTGGCTAAATTTGCTTTGGGCACCATTTTAGGATCTAACATTGCTGTGCTTTGCAGAAGGTGAGGTGAATGCCCTCCTCAGAATGTGCTAAGGAGCAGCCAAAACTTGGGTGGCAGACTGATTTACTGATGGGATTTGTacatacctttacctttttacccatTAACAAGTCAGGCACCCACATATCAATGTAATTCCATCCATGAGGGCAAGTCTTACTGAATGCAAAATCTAATTACTTTCAAACAACAAGGTGGGTTTGATTGCTTTTACTGACCTTGCCTTAATGTCTCCTCCCAACCTGCCTCAGGCATAGGTAAAGCCTCCACCCTCCCAGCCCTTTTGTCACCTTTCCAGTATGTCTCTCCTCCCCTCATTCAATCAGAGCCAGGAAATCTACATACTGTCACTCTGAATTCCTGGTCTTAACAATTATTTCTTTGATATTCTTTTGTGCCAGCTCCTAAATTGCTGTtctgccagccaaaactgcaGTCTCGCCCCTCTGTTGGTTTAGAGTCTGCAAGGCCCACTCTTTTCTGGAACCAGCAAATCTATTTCCATGGGGCCTTTTGGAGGCTCTGGAAGCCCTACACTGAATCTGTGGATCATCAAACCAAaagtgctgaactcatttgttatgagagtcagatctgacatagatgagaccttgttgggctgggccatgtgtgtcataaaatgtagtgccaagTAGcaaagatgtaaactttataaaggacaaagatttttttaaaaacttaaaacatgcttaaggcattagcactcttgcagtattttgtttatttaacaatctctgataactgatacctcctgctctgaattattgcatcaaaatccggAAACAATGTCTGTTGTAGCaaccttgagtatgctgttcaggtgtgaatctcttaagttgcaaacctgcttttgatttattgacattcattacagaaatctcatggtcaatactctgagcctaagacctaggggaaaacatgaagtggctgggcattgtgagcttttgttcaTAAAGTGCTTTGTATGccagtcaagaacatgtgaagccaccatggcacagactaagGGCTATGTGTCTACAAAACTACAGTATTTCCCAGAGAAATAACGACAACTACTAGGCAGTGCAGTACTAGAGAgccagccatgtatagtggtcagtatctgCCAACTATTTGGGAAATCTTAAGTTCAAACTCCTCAGtcaatcaaaggaaatgtgcttaGTGAACTTGGcctggacacacacactcagcctaatccacctcactggtttATTGTTATTCCTCATataaatagttcacatactttcctactgagaaacaCTGGCTTATGAAGGTATGAATACAGTAATAAAGGGAAGGCAAAACTCAGTTGcatccaggaaagtcctggaataacaagcccaacaaaacacacacaaatgctgtctctagcaaggcaaaaagctcataccctgaataaaactttgttggtcctaaagatgCTTTCTATTTCTCCCTATGATGAAGGGAGCTGGGCAAAgtaaagggaggagcctcagccaatggaaggaagagaggtttggctctgctgtgcaactaagagcctggcaaagcaagctctcttgcTCTatatctcctgtgcaattgaaagagcctggcaaggcaagctgagatgaagaagaaagcaagagagggagaaggaagcaaattgacagtgagttgcttgcagaccTAATACGAACTCTGTGGGGGACAGATATGGCACGTCGGTTGCATATTTTACACCTCTGATCTAAAAAGACCATATACTCTATCCAGCTCAGCAGACTGAGAAGTAAAATCTTTCTCTGTTcactctttttcttttaaaatttctcctttccccttctttaAATCCCTTTGTCTCCCACTTCTCTGACCATTCCCTGGCATAAACTCTGGCTTGGCTCTTTCACTTTCTCTCCTCTCATGTAACTCTTTGTACACAGGTCCTTCTGAACACAACAATTTCATTGTTCTTATGCTTAAGTATTTCCCTCAATACATTTTAAACCTTGCTTCGGGAAAAAAAAATGGTTATTTCATGGTTACAGGTAGCCTATTAGAAGCACATGGAACTTGCTTGCACACTGTCCAGGTaaagaccagtggcacctttaagcccaataatgagcttttgtgtgcaagcacctTGAATAAAAATGTATTGGTCTTGAAGGTTGCACTGGAATAACTTTGTtatattacttcagaccaacacagctgccaccTTGCACTGTCcaggttgttgttcagtcgcacagtcgagtccgactctttgcggcaCCATGGACAaggtcacaccaggccctcctgtctttcaccatcctccaaagtctgctcaaattcatgttagttatattggtaatgctgtccagccatctcatcttttgctgtccccttcttcttttgccttctgtctttcccagcatcaggatcttctccagtgagtgctcccttctcatttggtggccaaagtatttgagcttcagcttcagcatcttaccttccagggaacagtctgggttgatttcccttaggactgactgattggatcttcttgcagtccaagggactctcaagattcttctccaggcaCTGTCCAGGTAAAGATCCCTAAATCACATATTCTACTCCCCCTAATTGGCAAGTGTCTCAGTTTTCCAAGCTAGCCAGGCTGTGGAAGTGGAAAGACGTTTCCCTTTGGCAGTGACTGAACTTAACTCCTGAAGGGAAGTTAGAGAAATTACACCtgtataagcaggggtggccaaacttgcttaatataagagccacaaagaattaaggtcagatgttttagagccacaaggcatgagcatcagatgtttgagagccgcgagggagggaggaagggaaggcaaaaaGATGGGAGAGGgggcaagaaagcaacttaaataccttctccaagctggccaatgggatgggggtggggcttagagagccacaaaaatgtgtgaaagagccacatgtggctcccgagccatggtttggccacccctgcgtagAAGAATATAGGTGAAAAGGAGCGCATGTGGTAACAGTTATTTAGAATGTTAAAGAAAAACTAATCCATATAAAGCAATGTTGCAAGAGTGGGCATCTCAACGAACAAACCCGAAATTGCCTATGAATAGGAGGGATAACAGGCTGGTAAAAGTTCTGCTTTAAACTACAGCAGGCCAGAATACAGACTCAGAGGAATAAAAGGGCAGTGGACTAATAAGGCCATTTCTCTCTTCAATGCCAAGTGATTGCCACGCAAGTGAGTTTCTGCTTATAGGGGCCACAAGAAACCGGGAGGAATTCGGACTCTACGGGTTCAACAGTTTTCGTGCCGTGAAGTTTCGCCGCAGCTGTTCTCCCTAGTTCTGGGACACCAAGCCTGGCATCTCCCCCGATTTGAAAACTGGGGGATAGGACGGCCCCAGAAACTGGGACAGGATGCGTCCCCAAACTACCGGCAGCTGCTGCGTCCGCCAAAGGGGACCCTGAGTGGCGTCTAGGAAGCGCCTCCGGTCGCCCCGCCCGGGGGACGTGCAGCGTCTGGGCTTCAAGCGGAGCCGTCTGTCGTCGTCGCTGCTGCTGCGCCTCCGCCGCCGGCTCCCGGGGGCTCCGAGAGGAGGCTGAGCCACCCCGCCCACGCGCTCGCCTCCCCGATATAAGGCGCCGCCGACGGCAGGTGCCCAGCTCGAAAGCGCGCTGCCGCCAGACCCACCATGCGGGGACCCCCCACCCTGGCGCTCGCCTGCCTGGCCCTGGCCGCGCTGCTCTGCCCGCCCGCCCACGCGTGGTACAAGCAAGCCGCCGGCCCCAGCTACTACTCGGTCGGCAGAGCCTCGGGGCTGCTGTCCGGCGTCCGCCGCTCGCCCTACATGCGCCGCTCCGACGACGCCGACAGCAGCGCCGACGGCGCGCTCGCCTCCTTGCTGATGGCAGAGCCGCGCCAGAGCCCCGGCGGGAGCCTGCGCAACATGGTGAGTGGCAGCGCCCCCTGGGAGGGCGGAGGGCTCCGGCcaccgaggggaggggaggggaggggagggaaaggggcgGGCGCTGCGAAGGAGAGCAGCCTCGAGGCTCCCTGCAGCCGGCCccagcgaggggaggggaggggaggggcgtcaGTGGCTGCGACGGTGCAAACGATCTCCGCAAGGCAATAGCCAGCTAGGTGCGGAGCCCGCTGCTGCCGCCACGTGCTCGATTGGGCCGGAGAGCTGATCTACCTTCTCCGTTCAAATGTGTCCAAACCGAGAAGGAAGACtgactttgtaaaaaaaaaaaacactctcaAGTGCGGgcgagggcagcagcagcagcagcagccccctgcGGGTTGCGTAAAGGAGgtaaaggaaggtaaaggagattgtgagcccgtctgagactctttggagtggagagcgggatataaatccaatatcttcttcatcttagtagttaagtgtgcggacttttatctgggagaaccgggtttgattccccactcctccacttgcacctgctggaatggccttgggtcagccatagctctggcagaggttgtccttgaaagggcagctgctgtgagagccctctccagccccacccacctcacagggtgtctgttgtgggggaggaaggtaaaggagattgtgagccgctctgagactcttcggagtggagggcgggatataaatccaatttcttcttcttcttcttcttcttcttcttcttcttcttcttcttcttcttcttcttcttcttcttcttcttcttcttcttcttcttcttcttcttcttcttcttcttcttcttcctcctcctcctcctcctcctcctcctcctcctcctcctcctcctcctcctccgtgtCATACCCCCTTGACCTGCCTCTTTGGGAGACGCCTTGGTTTTCCTGAGCGTGCCAGGCTATTGTTGCAGGCTATCGTTGCAAAGGGCTGCTCTGGGCGCCAAGGTGGCGCAATAGCCGAGGAGACGACCTCCAGGGCGATCCTCAAGCGCCTTGCCGGAGAAGGGGCTTTCGGCGGGAGGGAGGGACTGACTTCGACGGTCTCGTAAGTGACTGGGGGGGGCGCTGCTGCCCTCCCGGCGCTCTCACTCGCGCTCTTCCTCCCCTCTCGCAGGCGGTGTGCGTGAAAGAAGTGGCCCCGGAGCTGCAGAGCTGCCAGCTTCTGCCCGGCGTCCCCAGCATCATCCAGTGCAAGGCCGATGTCACCGTCTCGCTGGACCCCGCGGACTGCAGCACCACCTGAGCAGGCGGCCCACATCGGGGCGCCAGGACTGGGCGAGGGAAGGGCGGCGGGCGGGCGGTGCGATGAATCTTTCTCCTGGCCtgggggctgctggcggggcaAGGGACTCTTCCCgcttttcccccctctccttctgCATCCAATAATAAATGCGCCTTAAACCGCTCTTGCTTCCCTCGGTCTCTTTATCAAAcgcagatagatccaagcgggcagc
This region of Heteronotia binoei isolate CCM8104 ecotype False Entrance Well chromosome 13, APGP_CSIRO_Hbin_v1, whole genome shotgun sequence genomic DNA includes:
- the NPB gene encoding neuropeptide B; the encoded protein is MRGPPTLALACLALAALLCPPAHAWYKQAAGPSYYSVGRASGLLSGVRRSPYMRRSDDADSSADGALASLLMAEPRQSPGGSLRNMAVCVKEVAPELQSCQLLPGVPSIIQCKADVTVSLDPADCSTT